CATTTGGACCAGTTCCCCTAAAccgattcgtttatttcatttaaaaataaatttagctagaaatgtaaatcaactagaatttgaacttgggtctcgggtatcaactatcaagtcttttgccacttgctgtGTAAACAGTTGGtatcacattattttttttaattcactaTTATTGGatctatactattttttttttttcagaaaataagtTACATTATTATATCTTTTAATATGGTATTAAAAAAAGGaggtttctaaaatttttataaaattatttattttttatatttttcatattttgtcGAAGAACTGGCCAGgcctgccaaaaaaaaaaaNAAgagtgttttaaaaaaaaaaaaaaaaaaaaaaaaaaggtgaggaGTGAAATCAGTAATGAAGTACAAATGGTGGACCGGGTCCACGAAGTGCTATACTCCGAGCGACCAATTTATTTGGCCAATTATTACTGGAATTAAGTAGCTATGACTAATATCACTCCGTGGCCATATAAATACCCCGAGTGCGCCTCCCTTTTTCCACTGCAGCGCCCCCACCCCCCCTTCGCCACCTCCccttctctcctctttctctcctcccTTTACCATTTTCGGGTGGTGGCGAAGGAGCTCGCTCTCATCCCCCCTATGAAGcaataaaaccctaaaaaagTTTCcccctaatctctctctctctcttttgcccctcctttttctccttcGCCTGTGTTAGGATGCTCCGCAGGTACAGGATCTTCtgttgcggcggcggcggcggggNAGGCCAGGGTCGCCGACGAGCcgaaggcggaggaggaggtggaggaggaggcgatCGGCGCCATTAAGGGCGGCGCCGAGGTCCGGCGCTTCGCGTGGCCGGAGATCGAATCGCTCACGGCGGGGTTCACCTCCGCCGTGGTCGGCGAGGGCGGCTTCAGCACCGTGTACCTCGCCCGAATCCCCCGcaaaccctcctcctcctcctcctccctcgccgccgTGAAGGTCCACCGCAGCAGCGAGCGCCTCCACCGCGCCTTCGTCCAGGAGCTCgacgtcctccgccgcctccgccacccCAACATCGTCCGCCTCCTCGGCTTCTGCGACGATCGAGGCACtccccctaaaccctaatccccCACCCCTTCCCCCCCTTCTTTCtcccctaaatttttttttacaaaccaTAACGCGATCCCTCCCGATCTCAGAAGAAGGGGTCCTCGTGCTCGAGTTCGCCCCCAACGGGAACCTCCACGATCGCCTCCACTGCGACCGCGGCCGCGGCTCCGCCGCCGCGATCCCGTGGGCGCGGAGGGTCCGGATCGCGTCGGAGATCGCGCGGGCGCTGGAGTACCTCCACGAGGGCTTCGACCCCCAGATCATCCACGGCGACGTGAAGGCCTCGAACGTGCTCCTCGACTCCGCCATGGGGGCGCGGCTCTGCGACTTCGGCTCCGCGCGCATGGGCTTCTCCGCCGCCGTGGCCCGGCCCCGCTCGGCCCACGCCATGCTCGGCTCCCCGGGCTACGTCGACCCCCACTACCTCCGCACCGGCGTCCTCACCAAGAAGAGCGACGTCTACAGCTTCGGCGTATTGCTTCTCGAGCTCGTCACCGGCGCCGAGGCGTTCTCCGCCAACACCGAGCAGCTCTTGACGGCCGTGATCGGTCCCCGCCTGCGTGATTTGGATGGCGACGTAGGGGATCTGGTGGACCCGCGGTTGGGCCGGGAGTACGAATTGTCGGAGGCGACGGCGATTGCTGCGTTGGCGGCGCGGTGCATCGGGGGGAATCCGAGCATGCGGCCGTCGATGGCGGAGGTGGTGCAGATACTGCAGGAGAATGTTGCGGCCTCGATCTCGGCCGGAGGTGAGGGATCGGACGGGAATGGTCGCGTGTAGATTCCGTTTGATAATTTGTGAGTGTTTGATGATTTATTGCACGGCACGAGACATCGCGTCGAGTTCGCAGTCgaagaaaataatttgaattgaaGATGAGGGAATGGATCaagttaaaaatagaaataataataataataataataataaatggaaagaaaagaaagaaggggGGAGATGGTAAATGGAATCAGGGGAAGGTCAGCCATTTTTGTGACTTGAGTGATTAACAATTATTGAGTATTTTGGCACATAAATTTCTCATTATTTGCTTGTTTGTTTAGGTgaaaaattatgtatatatatatatatatatcccgcAAGATGCTGTGTGTAAAATTGGATGTAATCGTATCTAACGATTGAATGGTTTTGTTCCTGAAACACGTACGTGTACATGTAATTTTTCTGTCTCTGGAAGTgtaaatatgaaaataagaaCTATGCTCGGAGTGGTGTATTTACAATtgtattaataaataattgtttTTCTGTATGTGGCCCTTAAATTTTCTACAGATCTGATGAATAAAGATTTTATGTACAACATTTCTTTCGATTGATTTATCCAAGCATTGAAACACTACAACCGCGAAGATGATTGATTGTTATACTTTGACGATGCATGGACATGCCCTGCACACTCAGGCCACGAGAAATCTACACCCTTCGTTGTGAGGGCGATGTATAGTGTGTATCGGTGACTTCGATGGACGGTGGAGGGTCTCGGCCGTGATGGCGCGATGAAACATACTGCTGATCCTACAAGCTCTTCCAAAATAAACCATTTGAGCCATATTTTCCTCTTACAAATCTCGCCaaataatcttattattattattattattattaatgtcaTTCTCAAAGTAGAGAGCACGTAACATCAGGTTTTTTTCCGCGTGGCATTGCCAGATTACAATACACTGTTCGACTATATTATACAGCAAATTGAGGGCCGTCGGATTAATAATGCATGTTTGAGATTTGATGAGATATTAGCGACGTCTCAACCGCCGGATTTTAGCATTCAAATAGAGACGGCAGAGTATAAAATGCTTCCACattgttttattttctctttttttttttttttttttttttgagagagatagatagcacgctacccgcttcgtttatttcatttagaaataaacttagctgaaaatgtgaatcaactgggATTCGAATAtgaaacctcgggtaccaaccatcaaatcttttaccacttgctctaggagcgatcagttttctctcttttattaattaatgtattttgTATTTTGCATTGCTAGTGCGAATAGGGGCTCGTGAAGAATGAGTTGTGTGCGTTTGAAACTCGGTCAGCAGAAGGGGATTGGACCAGTACAGTTCACCAGAGAATTCAATTATTAAGaataagttaaaaagaaaaggtgtcAAGTGCTGTAACTCGTAAACATAACTCGAAAAATTGTTGCTTGGACCTGATACATAAAAGAACAGTTTCCTAATCATAATTTTGCAAAAACTTATGATCTTCCGAATGTAGACTAATTAATCCTCGCAAAGGTTATAAATCACATTGGATGGTTTATACCTGGATTCTTTTAATAAGATTTCtatggtaaaaaaattattgcaaaATCACCAGCCGATGCCATGGACCAGGTCTAGGCAATAATTCAAAAGAGTGATGGCCATGTTGGGGTGTTGTGCTCTCCAATTTGTTTAATCTCAATTCGTACACCCTAATCCTAAGTCTACGCCTTATTTTAGCTTTCATTAGCAAAGTCTCCATACTTTTAattccttttatatatatattttgcgaCGAAACTGTAGGCAAATTTTAAGTACTTTGCTCGCATTATTATGAGGTGGGTGTGatctttttctttgaaaaagtCGAATTGCCGGGCCCAGAGGCAACATGCCGGGTAATCGAGtcataattaaatctaattaagCAGTCAAAATTGCTGGTGTTTTATGCTCAAGCTAGCAGTGGATATCGATCGCGTCCCCGAGCCAACAATGTCTACCAATTTCGACGCGCCATTTTTAATGATTTGGATctgtcaaacaaaaaaaaactattgattGAATTCTGATATGCCTTACTTCTGCAAAAAGATCTTTTGATTTTGCGCTCAAAATGGAATTCAATTCAACATCATGCTGCAATAAAAAGCTTCAGATCTTCTCTTATATCTTGTTTTTGTTGAACACTGCTAGAACTAGAAGCACAAATTATAGTATTGGGCAGATATATACTAATTGTGCACAACATCTTCCCCTgcacaccgaccgtccctaaagcaagcggcaaagggtttggtggctagtatccgaggtcccaagttcgaattctaattgattcacattttcagctgaatttatttctaaataaaataaacgaagcggataaataaaataaacaaaatatgcaTCCAATCTAACCATGCAGGCCTATCTCTGAGAAACTTCCTCACTTACTCATTTTGTGTCAGAGGCATTGACCCTAAAGTACATGTTCATATGGGACAGTTGGAACCTGCATCAGCCTCAATTCTGGGGCCATTGTCAAAGAACAATTCCAACAGCACCATGCTGGATGCCCAGAAGGGAATGATAAGAGATGGATTAGTTGGCTCTTGGCCACCACTGTGAATGGCCCTCCATGCTGCCGGAATAATAATGCCTCCCATCGAGAAAAGACCGTTTTACCATCCGAGGCAGTGTTTGGTTCGAGAACACTGATAGTTCATCCCAGTATCCCGCTCTTGTCTGACTACCTCGTCAAACATCATGAGTTGGCATGAAGGACATCGAGCTGCACAGATGTCTAACAAATATTGGAAAGATACGAGTTGGCACCGAACTTTTATTTGAAGATATGGGTTTTTCAAATAACCGTTGTCTAACAGATATTAGAAAGTCGATCGTATTCTCTTAACCAGAATATGTGTTGTCTTTTAAATAGTGTAGTTCACGAATGAAGTGATGTGTAGTATTCTTAGTTTTCTGAGGATCTGTAATACAGGCTGCTATAGATGATAGATAAGCCCTTCCCGCGAACTTATCTCTTCACAGACACACAGCTAATTTGGTCAGGCAACAGTCACTTTccaaataatttgaatttttcatgCATGGCGCGCTCATGCATCTGCTCAGAAGCACTTTTTGAAGCCGCAATTTTTTTGAGGGCGTGAGTTGTAACGGGGCTCCTCCATGTGGAAGGGGCATGTGAGGGCACGTGCTTCAGCTTCTCCCATAAGTCCtttttattcaataataataataataataataataataataataggagcTGCAAAAAATATTGGTAGATGATGAGCAATTGAGCACCACTCTTCCACTCAACCGAGGAGACttgaaactttttatttaaaaaaaataaataataataataacaataaaaacaaGGCCCTCTCCTCATGCCACCTCAGCGAATGGCCTACGTGTAATGCTCGCCACGTGAGGAGGTGCAACTTGTAGCTCCAAAAGCTGGTTAAGTGCTttacaactctctctctctctctctctcaagtctCAACGCAAGAGGAGGCTTTAAGCAAACAAATGCACATGTATTTCACCTTCAAAGAGCTTTGCTTCCACCTTTGGGTTTGCTTTATGCCATTTCTTTATTCTAATAAAGCAATGCTTGCTTTAATACTTCCTGCGTATTTTTAAAGTGTTGTTGATGTGTTAGTATATAGTATATGTCTTGAGATGCATATATGAGATAATATTAGTGCCCGTCACACATTATTGCTAGTGTCTAGTGCCAAGACTTTACTCGAAATCTATCACAAGCAAAACTTATTAcatgcatatttttttaaaaaaatataataaaaaaaatattgtatttgtttacatatatatatatatatatatatatatatatatatatatatatatatatacatatagagagagagagagagtccggctggaatactatcgatagcacgaagctTGGTcatatcaagttttctgccctaaggggtccacatcattctaatcatatattttttaattcaatgatagaaaacttactagcaccaagtcattggtactattaatagtattctagtctagttctatatatatatatatactgcagTAATTAGATTATGatataattttacaattttactatatttttacaTACTTTTGCACTAATTCTTTCTGACCCAACAACATAATAATATTAGATAGCTTTCAATACCAATCAAGagctaaaaattgaaatatatagtTATTTCGTCGGTCCGAAGGTTTTTGAATCATTCGCTATTTCCTAATTATTGTATAACGAGTGTTATTTTAGATGCTTTTTGTGGGATCGGGAACGACACTCTTtagtacaaaaattatattgtcGAATTGAGGAGAGAGTAATACGACTTGTATAtctaaaagtaaatataaatcttatatcATTTCAATCGAAGAATCCATCGAACAAGTCtcatcatattattattttttaatactaaaaattaaaaaaaattgtctaaactattaaataatttaataaatacaaaatttgtaTATAGTTAACTTTTGAATACATAAATAGCATTTCTTTTGAAATAATGAGTAGCTAGTATTAGCTATGATGCAAACATATGACTTATACTaaagctttattttttttattatttttttatatatatttttccaaaaaatgaTTGGTAGAATTGGCTGAATGGGAGATGGCAAAACATCTCATCCCCTCTCCAGCTGAGGCCTCCTTATTggttcataattatttttttcttttatttctttttttttttaaaagatagtattatttgttttataaataaatttagttaaaaaaataaattaactagatttcaaatttaaaacataaaatatcaactattaagccttttttttttccttttatttaggcttcgttcatttttttttttttttgttcttctgaTAGTATTGCTTTAGGGAGACATACTAATGAAATGTACGATCTAAGTAAAGTCcatttgtaaattatttaaggggttttttattttcacaaaGTGCATCAAAATGACTAGTCTTTATTCACAAGATTTCAATCTCAACTAATCTAATTgacttaatttatttattaacatgTGTGAaacataattgaaaaaaaaagaaaattgtttttAAGTATTTCTTCGATCCAACCGTACGATTCTATAGCTCTAATTTGAATGATCAACTTGCGAACCAACATAAATTTGACCTCAAAATCGACACGAAATCAAACATTAACTTAATTCGAGGATGAGTCAATTAGGGCTGTTAAACCGTGCGGCTATTCTACTAAACAATTCTGATCACGAAGCTGTTGAAAATTTggtaccgactgtccctagcgcaagtgacaaaagcgcttgatggttagtactcgagacccaagttcaaatcctagttgattcacatttccagttaagtttatttctaaatgaaa
This genomic interval from Ananas comosus cultivar F153 linkage group 8, ASM154086v1, whole genome shotgun sequence contains the following:
- the LOC109714336 gene encoding probable receptor-like protein kinase At1g33260 — protein: SLSLSFAPPFSPSPVLGCSAGTGSSVAAAAAGXARVADEPKAEEEVEEEAIGAIKGGAEVRRFAWPEIESLTAGFTSAVVGEGGFSTVYLARIPRKPSSSSSSLAAVKVHRSSERLHRAFVQELDVLRRLRHPNIVRLLGFCDDREEGVLVLEFAPNGNLHDRLHCDRGRGSAAAIPWARRVRIASEIARALEYLHEGFDPQIIHGDVKASNVLLDSAMGARLCDFGSARMGFSAAVARPRSAHAMLGSPGYVDPHYLRTGVLTKKSDVYSFGVLLLELVTGAEAFSANTEQLLTAVIGPRLRDLDGDVGDLVDPRLGREYELSEATAIAALAARCIGGNPSMRPSMAEVVQILQENVAASISAGGEGSDGNGRV